A single genomic interval of Mucilaginibacter robiniae harbors:
- a CDS encoding pyruvate dehydrogenase complex dihydrolipoamide acetyltransferase, which produces MAEVVKMPKMSDTMTEGVIAKWHKKVGDKVKSGDLMAEIETDKATMDFESYQEGTLLYIGAEEGKAAPVDSVIAVIGNEGEDYKAALNSESGSAPAEEKKAEPAPQANAAPAAPAAEKPAAPAVDTSNIPAAVIRMPLLSDTMTEGVINKWNFKVGDKVKSDDSLADVETDKATMEVVGYEEGTLLYIGVKEGEAAKVNDIIAIVGKEGTDITPLLQSGSAPAPQGGGEQPATNEAPAEASAESQSSTEDDSRVKASPLARKIAKDKGINLNDVKGSAEGGRIVKKDVESFTPSAKLAQNTDGQKAAPAQQPMSASLGEIQKEEAASAKAKEAAAKAGPTITLSPFVGEEKFTEKPVTQMRKVIAKRLSESLFTAPHFFVTMSIDMDAAIEARGKMNEVSPVKISFNDLVVKACAVALKQHPAINSSWLGDKIRFNEHVNIGIAVAVDEGLLVPVVRFADGKSLSRISAEVKEFAKKAKDKKLQPSDWEGSTFTISNLGMFGVEEFTAIINSPDSCILAVSGIQAVPVVKNGAVVPGNIMKVTLSADHRTVDGATAASFLQTLKALLEEPVRLLI; this is translated from the coding sequence ATGGCTGAAGTAGTTAAAATGCCGAAAATGAGCGATACCATGACCGAAGGGGTTATCGCTAAATGGCATAAAAAAGTAGGTGACAAGGTAAAATCCGGCGATTTGATGGCTGAGATTGAAACTGATAAAGCCACAATGGATTTTGAATCGTACCAAGAAGGTACGCTTTTATATATAGGTGCCGAAGAAGGTAAAGCTGCTCCAGTAGATTCAGTTATTGCTGTGATTGGTAATGAAGGTGAAGACTACAAAGCTGCTTTAAACAGCGAAAGTGGTAGTGCACCAGCCGAAGAGAAAAAGGCTGAACCTGCGCCACAAGCTAATGCAGCACCAGCTGCGCCTGCTGCTGAAAAACCTGCTGCTCCGGCTGTAGATACTTCTAATATTCCAGCGGCTGTAATTCGTATGCCTTTGTTAAGCGACACCATGACTGAAGGTGTGATTAATAAATGGAACTTTAAAGTAGGCGATAAAGTAAAATCTGACGATTCGTTAGCTGATGTAGAAACCGATAAGGCTACTATGGAAGTTGTGGGATACGAAGAAGGTACCCTGCTTTATATTGGTGTTAAAGAGGGTGAAGCTGCTAAAGTAAATGATATTATAGCTATTGTAGGTAAAGAAGGTACTGATATTACCCCATTACTGCAAAGTGGCAGCGCTCCTGCTCCGCAAGGAGGTGGCGAACAACCAGCTACTAACGAAGCACCAGCCGAAGCTTCTGCTGAGTCACAAAGTTCAACAGAAGACGACAGCCGTGTAAAAGCATCTCCGCTGGCACGTAAAATTGCTAAAGATAAAGGTATCAATCTGAACGACGTTAAAGGATCTGCCGAAGGCGGCCGCATTGTGAAGAAAGATGTAGAAAGCTTTACCCCTTCTGCAAAATTAGCGCAAAATACCGATGGGCAAAAAGCTGCTCCTGCACAACAGCCAATGTCTGCATCATTAGGTGAGATACAAAAAGAAGAAGCCGCTAGTGCTAAAGCTAAAGAAGCTGCAGCAAAAGCTGGCCCAACTATTACTTTATCTCCTTTTGTAGGCGAAGAGAAGTTTACTGAAAAGCCGGTTACTCAAATGCGTAAGGTTATTGCCAAACGCTTATCAGAAAGTTTATTTACCGCACCACACTTCTTTGTAACCATGTCAATTGATATGGATGCAGCTATTGAGGCTCGTGGTAAAATGAACGAAGTATCTCCGGTTAAAATATCATTTAATGATTTGGTTGTAAAAGCATGTGCTGTGGCATTAAAACAACACCCTGCTATTAACTCATCATGGTTAGGAGATAAAATCCGCTTTAACGAGCACGTAAATATTGGCATTGCTGTAGCGGTTGACGAAGGCTTGCTGGTACCTGTAGTACGTTTTGCTGATGGCAAATCATTAAGCCGCATTTCGGCCGAAGTGAAAGAATTTGCTAAAAAAGCAAAAGATAAAAAACTGCAACCATCTGATTGGGAAGGTTCAACATTCACCATTTCTAACTTAGGCATGTTTGGTGTTGAAGAATTTACTGCTATCATCAATTCGCCAGACTCTTGTATATTAGCTGTTAGCGGTATACAAGCAGTACCGGTAGTTAAAAATGGTGCAGTAGTTCCAGGTAACATCATGAAGGTTACCTTAAGTGCCGACCACCGTACAGTTGATGGTGCAACAGCCGCTTCCTTCCTGCAAACATTAAAAGCATTGTTGGAAGAACCTGTTAGATTATTAATCTAA
- the pdhA gene encoding pyruvate dehydrogenase (acetyl-transferring) E1 component subunit alpha yields MSSIEITKDTYLRWYESMLLMRRFEEKTGQLYGQQKIRGFCHLYIGQEAVLAGAMSVLRHEDAMITAYRDHAHALAKGTHPNAIMAEMYGKVTGCSKGKGGSMHMFDKENNFYGGHGIVGGQIPLGAGIAFAEKYNGTDNVCVAYMGDGAVRQGALNETFNMAALWKLPVIFVCENNGYAMGTSVARTTAETDIYKLGIPYGIPSSPVDGMDPVAVHTAMDEAVQRARAGEGPTFLEIRTYRYKGHSMSDPQKYRTKDEVESYKAKDPIEITRKAIEEKGYADEKWFDEIAAKVKAQVDEAVQFSEESPWPDASELYTDVYVEKDYPFIRS; encoded by the coding sequence ATGAGTTCCATCGAAATAACTAAAGACACCTACCTGAGGTGGTATGAGTCAATGCTGCTGATGCGTCGTTTTGAAGAAAAAACAGGACAATTATACGGTCAGCAAAAAATCAGGGGCTTTTGCCACTTGTATATTGGTCAGGAAGCAGTATTAGCCGGTGCTATGTCGGTACTACGTCATGAAGATGCGATGATTACGGCTTACCGTGACCATGCTCATGCACTGGCTAAAGGTACACACCCGAACGCCATCATGGCCGAAATGTATGGTAAAGTTACCGGTTGCTCAAAAGGCAAAGGTGGCTCTATGCACATGTTTGATAAAGAAAACAACTTTTATGGCGGGCATGGTATTGTAGGCGGTCAGATTCCGCTGGGTGCTGGTATTGCTTTTGCCGAAAAATACAATGGTACTGATAATGTTTGCGTAGCTTACATGGGCGATGGCGCAGTACGCCAAGGTGCACTTAACGAAACATTCAATATGGCAGCCCTTTGGAAACTGCCTGTTATATTTGTTTGTGAAAACAATGGTTACGCTATGGGAACTTCTGTAGCTCGTACTACTGCTGAAACTGATATTTATAAATTAGGTATTCCTTACGGTATTCCTTCATCACCTGTTGATGGCATGGACCCTGTAGCTGTACACACCGCTATGGATGAAGCCGTACAACGTGCTCGTGCTGGTGAAGGCCCAACCTTCTTGGAAATTCGTACTTACCGCTACAAAGGTCACTCTATGTCTGACCCGCAGAAGTACCGTACCAAAGATGAGGTGGAATCTTACAAAGCCAAAGACCCAATTGAGATTACCCGCAAAGCCATTGAAGAAAAAGGCTATGCCGATGAAAAATGGTTTGATGAAATTGCAGCTAAAGTAAAAGCCCAGGTTGATGAAGCTGTTCAGTTCTCAGAAGAATCACCTTGGCCAGATGCATCAGAACTCTATACTGATGTGTATGTAGAGAAAGATTATCCTTTCATCAGAAGCTAA
- a CDS encoding C40 family peptidase, with the protein MKKLSLAIALFLTVLSTQAQTKSIPNITAQAPDEQESLAKDYFSQIMGVAMSATSNVKLFQFVYDWIGTPYHLGGDTKNGIDCSGFAYQLYNKVFNTAIGNNSRNIFSMVNPVDKEELKEGDLVFFKIHSRAITHVGVYIGNGKFAHASSSKGVMISYLADPYWTRYYYKGGRLLNDQQPVQNN; encoded by the coding sequence ATGAAGAAATTGTCCCTAGCTATTGCCCTATTTTTGACTGTTCTATCTACCCAAGCACAAACAAAAAGCATTCCAAACATAACTGCTCAAGCGCCTGATGAACAGGAGAGTTTAGCTAAAGATTACTTCTCACAAATTATGGGTGTAGCGATGTCAGCTACTTCAAACGTGAAATTATTTCAATTTGTATATGACTGGATCGGAACGCCTTACCACTTAGGCGGTGATACCAAAAATGGTATTGATTGCTCCGGTTTTGCATACCAGTTATATAATAAAGTATTCAATACTGCTATCGGTAATAACAGCCGTAACATTTTCAGCATGGTTAACCCGGTAGATAAAGAAGAGTTAAAAGAAGGCGATTTGGTTTTCTTTAAAATACACAGTCGGGCTATCACCCATGTAGGCGTTTATATTGGCAACGGCAAATTTGCACATGCATCAAGCAGCAAAGGGGTAATGATCAGTTACCTGGCCGATCCATACTGGACGCGTTATTATTATAAGGGTGGACGCCTGCTTAACGATCAGCAACCTGTTCAGAATAATTAA
- a CDS encoding DUF1835 domain-containing protein encodes MADILHVLNGDVTAEAFGQTALPGDILVWREVLSEGPLAAKLDANFWHARQAWISQMFEDKPERYQELVLQELGKLNEPYPEVNLWFEYDLHCQMNLLGVMQLLHQQTNLSERTVYLTCPDAPIGAINYKSFGELDAAQLEDVFDNRVQLTDYDFILAAEAWLVCVHSDAAAMQQWFNQVPFWGNLPLLQSALQAHIKRMQVDAQGLSYIEQKLLHLYQNGVRQRAAIYHSFWNESSIYCMGDMELDIYLKGLENKGLINLED; translated from the coding sequence ATGGCTGATATACTTCATGTTTTAAACGGTGATGTTACAGCAGAGGCCTTCGGGCAAACTGCATTACCCGGTGATATATTGGTTTGGCGCGAAGTACTGTCGGAAGGGCCATTAGCCGCCAAGCTAGATGCTAATTTCTGGCATGCCCGCCAAGCTTGGATAAGCCAGATGTTTGAAGATAAACCCGAACGTTATCAGGAGTTGGTGCTGCAGGAGTTAGGTAAACTAAATGAACCTTATCCTGAAGTTAACCTGTGGTTTGAATATGATTTGCATTGCCAGATGAATTTGCTTGGCGTAATGCAACTGCTACACCAGCAAACCAACTTAAGTGAACGCACTGTGTACCTGACTTGTCCGGATGCACCTATAGGCGCAATTAATTATAAAAGCTTTGGCGAACTGGATGCTGCACAATTGGAGGATGTTTTTGATAACAGAGTTCAGCTTACCGATTACGATTTTATCTTAGCTGCTGAAGCTTGGTTGGTTTGTGTACATAGTGATGCTGCCGCCATGCAACAGTGGTTTAACCAAGTGCCGTTTTGGGGAAACTTGCCCTTACTGCAATCAGCTTTGCAGGCCCATATAAAACGTATGCAGGTAGATGCACAAGGTTTAAGTTATATTGAGCAAAAACTATTGCATCTATATCAAAACGGTGTTCGGCAGCGTGCTGCCATTTATCATTCTTTCTGGAACGAATCATCAATTTACTGTATGGGTGATATGGAACTGGATATTTATTTAAAGGGGTTAGAAAATAAAGGTTTAATTAACCTTGAAGATTAG
- a CDS encoding DUF892 family protein, giving the protein MAVELKKDLSVPDEQLKPMFIKLLNEVFKMKSELLGYLPLMSDQAHVHAVKTAILQCGINIQAQLFRMNIIMALLKAEAITKNQTAAIDLNLQNYIKNSIGFDSPYKIDCSLIMHLIMVESFEITSFRLLSKMAVKLHPKHISHLLKANLLEATSSKRDLAMLLDNYLA; this is encoded by the coding sequence ATGGCAGTGGAATTAAAAAAAGACTTATCTGTTCCCGATGAACAATTAAAGCCCATGTTCATTAAGTTATTGAACGAAGTTTTTAAAATGAAATCTGAATTATTGGGTTACTTGCCCCTTATGTCAGATCAAGCCCATGTACATGCGGTAAAAACAGCCATACTGCAATGTGGTATTAATATACAGGCACAACTATTCCGGATGAATATCATTATGGCTTTGCTAAAAGCTGAAGCTATAACGAAAAATCAAACAGCGGCCATTGATCTAAACTTGCAGAACTATATAAAAAACAGCATCGGTTTTGACAGCCCTTACAAAATCGATTGTTCATTAATTATGCATTTGATTATGGTTGAATCTTTCGAAATCACCTCATTCCGGTTGTTAAGCAAAATGGCTGTAAAACTTCACCCCAAACACATTTCACATCTTTTAAAAGCAAACCTGTTAGAGGCTACCAGTAGTAAAAGAGATTTAGCAATGCTGTTAGATAATTATCTGGCCTGA
- a CDS encoding uracil-DNA glycosylase family protein, protein MKTFADNVINFNQHLVFTGGQLPSGIRILNPFQESAQALSIAERFYHQYYQDTNKRHIIMGINPGRFGGGLTGIPFTDPKRLEKECGIHYEGKSAHELSSVFVYDVINAYGGVKAFYEKFYISSVCPLGFTTLDAKGKEKNYNYYDSKELTQAAYPFIVESMQKQIDLGVYTDIAFCFGNGKNDFFLRKLNAEHHFFKRIIALEHPRFIMQYKLSTKQFYIDKYLDAFRSVL, encoded by the coding sequence ATGAAAACATTTGCCGATAATGTTATTAACTTTAATCAACATCTGGTATTTACCGGTGGGCAGTTGCCATCTGGTATTCGCATATTAAATCCTTTTCAGGAATCAGCACAAGCTTTGTCGATTGCCGAACGGTTTTACCACCAGTATTATCAGGATACTAATAAACGGCATATCATTATGGGCATTAATCCTGGTCGGTTTGGTGGAGGCCTTACAGGTATTCCTTTTACCGATCCGAAACGTTTGGAAAAAGAATGTGGTATTCATTATGAAGGTAAATCAGCACATGAACTCTCTTCCGTTTTTGTGTATGATGTTATTAACGCCTATGGCGGCGTAAAAGCTTTTTATGAAAAGTTTTACATCAGTTCGGTTTGCCCGCTTGGCTTTACTACACTTGATGCTAAAGGCAAAGAAAAAAACTATAATTATTATGATAGTAAAGAACTTACTCAGGCTGCCTACCCTTTTATTGTGGAGAGTATGCAAAAGCAAATTGACTTAGGTGTTTATACTGATATAGCATTTTGCTTTGGTAATGGTAAAAACGATTTTTTTTTACGCAAGCTCAATGCCGAGCATCACTTCTTCAAACGCATTATTGCCCTGGAACATCCTAGATTTATTATGCAGTATAAATTATCCACTAAACAGTTTTACATTGATAAATACCTAGATGCTTTCAGGTCTGTTTTATAA
- a CDS encoding ligase-associated DNA damage response DEXH box helicase has protein sequence MHKGQQIIQTWYQKKGWQQFPFQQEMQEAYLNGYSGLLNAPTGSGKTFALFLPFLAGYINQYPDTYQTRINNGLLMLWITPLRALTNDIRKAMQEVCNELNLPWHIGTRTGDTSQAEKQALRKKLPEVLLTTPESLHLMLAQKDYSKTFQHLQVVVIDEWHELLGTKRGVQVELGLSRLRSWVASGHWRLASIEKHSNQKLPQVTSQQPALKIWGISATIGNLEQAAEVLLGNNFPSDRIKMVRAYIDKKLQIKSVIPKNIENYSWTGHIGLKLLPQVMEIVANSKTTLIFTNTRAQSEIWYHAILNNYPEYAGIMAMHHGSLDNELRNWVEQALHNGILKVVVCTSSLDLGVDFRPVDTVIQVGSPKGVARFMQRAGRSGHHPGAISVAYFVPTHSLELLEGAALKQAISTQHFESRDPVLLAMDVLIQYLVTLAVSDGFRADQLYQEIKTTFAFADLRRTEFDELLNFITTGGNTLSEYDEYQKVEVDDGLYKVASRRVAMRHRMSIGTITSEMSLRVKMLHGGSLGTIEEGFIARLKPGDTFWFAGRSLEFVQLKEMTALVKKSSATKGLIPSWAGSRMPLSSQLSFVLREKMDEAAHHLEKDEEVLALRTLFNLQEKLSHLPQKQDLLIESFESRDGYHLFFYPFEGRLVHEGMASLIAYRIGKIKKATYSIAMNDYGFELLTDEPIPLLEALEEDLFTIHNLLADIQSSLNANEMARRRFRDIAHIGGLVFTGYPGQQIKNRHLQASTGLLFDVFSEYEPNNLLVRQAYNEALAYQLEEFRLREALLRIARQNVVIKKIVRPTPFAFPILVDGLREKLSLESLEDRVAKMARRYDAFEDDDLEPIVPATTNPRKKRK, from the coding sequence ATGCATAAAGGGCAGCAAATCATTCAGACGTGGTATCAAAAAAAAGGCTGGCAGCAGTTTCCGTTTCAGCAAGAAATGCAGGAAGCTTACCTGAATGGCTATTCCGGTTTGTTGAATGCTCCTACAGGTAGCGGTAAAACCTTTGCGCTGTTTTTACCTTTTTTGGCCGGGTATATCAACCAATATCCAGACACCTACCAAACCCGCATCAACAATGGGTTGCTCATGCTGTGGATTACCCCACTTCGGGCATTAACCAACGATATACGCAAAGCCATGCAGGAAGTATGTAATGAGCTAAACTTACCATGGCACATTGGTACACGTACAGGTGATACATCACAAGCTGAAAAGCAAGCTCTTCGTAAAAAGTTGCCTGAAGTACTGCTCACCACACCTGAAAGTTTGCATTTAATGCTGGCCCAAAAAGACTATTCCAAAACCTTTCAACACCTGCAAGTGGTGGTGATTGATGAATGGCACGAACTGCTGGGTACCAAACGTGGTGTACAGGTTGAGCTAGGCTTATCCAGACTCCGTAGCTGGGTAGCTAGTGGTCATTGGCGATTAGCAAGTATTGAAAAACATAGCAATCAAAAGTTACCACAAGTTACTAGTCAGCAACCTGCACTCAAAATTTGGGGTATCAGTGCAACTATTGGTAACCTGGAGCAGGCCGCAGAAGTATTGCTAGGCAACAACTTTCCGTCAGATCGGATTAAAATGGTGCGAGCGTATATTGACAAAAAACTTCAAATTAAATCGGTTATCCCGAAAAATATTGAAAATTACTCGTGGACAGGACACATTGGTTTAAAACTATTACCACAAGTAATGGAGATTGTAGCCAATAGCAAAACTACCCTGATTTTTACCAACACCCGTGCGCAATCAGAAATATGGTACCATGCTATATTAAACAATTACCCTGAGTATGCCGGTATCATGGCTATGCACCACGGCTCGTTAGATAATGAGTTGCGTAACTGGGTAGAACAAGCTTTGCATAATGGTATATTAAAAGTGGTGGTATGTACGTCGAGCTTAGATTTAGGGGTAGATTTTCGCCCGGTAGATACGGTTATACAAGTAGGCAGTCCAAAAGGTGTAGCGCGCTTTATGCAACGGGCAGGCCGTAGCGGTCACCATCCGGGAGCCATATCTGTAGCCTATTTTGTGCCTACCCATTCGCTGGAACTATTGGAAGGTGCAGCCTTAAAGCAAGCTATCAGTACACAACATTTTGAAAGCCGCGATCCGGTACTGCTGGCTATGGATGTGTTAATTCAGTACTTGGTAACATTGGCTGTGTCTGATGGGTTTCGGGCCGACCAATTGTACCAAGAGATTAAAACGACATTTGCCTTTGCCGATTTACGCCGTACGGAATTTGATGAACTGTTAAACTTTATTACTACTGGCGGAAATACATTGTCTGAGTACGACGAATACCAAAAAGTAGAAGTAGATGATGGCCTGTACAAAGTAGCCAGTCGCCGGGTAGCTATGCGCCACCGCATGAGCATTGGCACTATTACCAGCGAGATGAGCCTGCGTGTAAAAATGCTGCATGGCGGTAGTTTAGGTACTATTGAAGAAGGCTTTATTGCCCGTTTAAAACCTGGTGATACCTTCTGGTTTGCCGGTCGGAGCTTGGAGTTTGTGCAATTGAAAGAGATGACTGCTTTGGTAAAAAAATCGAGCGCTACAAAGGGCTTAATACCGAGCTGGGCTGGTAGCCGTATGCCACTATCATCGCAGCTATCATTTGTATTGCGTGAAAAGATGGACGAAGCAGCTCATCATTTAGAAAAGGATGAAGAAGTATTGGCGTTACGCACCTTGTTTAATTTACAAGAAAAACTATCCCATTTACCCCAAAAGCAGGATTTATTGATTGAATCTTTCGAATCCCGAGATGGCTATCACCTGTTTTTTTATCCGTTTGAAGGCCGCTTGGTGCATGAGGGCATGGCTTCACTGATTGCTTACCGCATCGGAAAAATCAAAAAAGCGACTTACAGCATTGCCATGAATGATTATGGCTTTGAGTTACTAACAGATGAGCCGATCCCCTTACTGGAAGCGCTGGAAGAAGATTTGTTTACTATTCATAACCTGCTGGCTGATATTCAAAGCAGCTTAAATGCAAATGAAATGGCTCGCCGCCGTTTTCGCGACATTGCTCACATTGGTGGCTTAGTGTTTACCGGCTATCCCGGACAACAAATTAAAAACCGGCATTTGCAAGCTTCTACCGGGTTGTTGTTTGACGTTTTTAGCGAATACGAACCAAACAACCTGCTGGTAAGACAAGCTTACAATGAAGCATTGGCCTATCAACTGGAAGAATTCAGATTACGCGAGGCTCTACTGCGCATTGCCCGGCAAAATGTTGTGATTAAAAAGATAGTACGCCCTACGCCTTTTGCCTTTCCAATACTGGTAGATGGTTTGCGTGAAAAACTAAGTTTAGAAAGCTTGGAAGATCGTGTGGCTAAAATGGCTCGCCGGTATGATGCTTTTGAAGATGATGACCTAGAACCTATTGTTCCTGCTACTACTAATCCACGAAAAAAGAGGAAATAA
- a CDS encoding YfbK domain-containing protein produces METLADKGNGNYAYIDNITEARKTLVSEFGGTLFTVAKDVKLQIEFNPAHVQAYRLIGYENRILNKEDFNNDQKDAGDMGAGHTVTAFYEIIPVGIKDKFTVDPLKYQKPKALINYIASDEMMTVKFRYKEPNSSVSKLSQVTIADKPIDFNKASSDFRFAAAVAEFGMMLRNSDYKQNASYNQAITIAKAAKGEDAEGYRAELVKLAESAKLLSRSNGLAAND; encoded by the coding sequence ATGGAAACACTGGCCGACAAAGGCAATGGAAATTATGCTTACATCGACAACATTACTGAGGCTCGTAAAACTTTGGTGAGCGAATTTGGTGGTACCTTGTTTACGGTAGCTAAAGATGTAAAACTACAAATTGAGTTTAATCCTGCACATGTACAAGCTTACCGACTAATCGGTTATGAAAACCGCATTTTGAACAAGGAAGATTTTAACAATGACCAGAAAGATGCTGGGGATATGGGAGCCGGACATACTGTTACAGCATTTTATGAAATTATCCCGGTAGGTATAAAAGATAAGTTTACGGTTGATCCGTTAAAATATCAAAAGCCTAAAGCACTAATCAATTACATAGCTTCTGATGAAATGATGACTGTTAAATTCCGGTATAAAGAACCAAATTCATCGGTTAGTAAATTGAGCCAGGTTACCATAGCTGATAAACCGATTGATTTTAATAAAGCATCATCCGATTTCCGGTTTGCCGCTGCCGTAGCCGAATTCGGCATGATGCTGCGTAACTCAGATTATAAGCAAAATGCCAGCTACAATCAAGCTATCACAATAGCCAAAGCTGCTAAAGGCGAAGATGCGGAAGGCTACCGGGCAGAATTAGTGAAACTGGCTGAGAGCGCCAAACTACTTAGCAGAAGTAATGGATTGGCTGCAAATGATTAA
- a CDS encoding SDR family NAD(P)-dependent oxidoreductase, with amino-acid sequence MATYLVSGAGSGIGRAIVQNLADAGHQCILLGRNENHLQATLNSLPNSGHQLLVADIRSISSLQQAAGLLGSIAVNGLIANSGIGGENYWGETDRWNDIISTNLTGTYNFVNTFLPHLRQTAGIKQVVITSSVLARLGVANYSAYCASKAGLLGLMRSWAVQWAPEDILVNAICPGWVDTEMSQEGLQGIADGIGITKDEFYNIAMQSVPLRRMSQPEEIADLIAYLLSQRSITGQTLDINCGAVMNS; translated from the coding sequence ATGGCAACTTATTTAGTTAGTGGTGCAGGCAGTGGTATTGGTCGTGCTATTGTACAAAACTTGGCTGATGCCGGGCATCAATGTATATTGTTAGGCCGCAATGAAAATCATTTACAAGCTACCTTAAATAGTTTGCCTAATAGCGGTCATCAGCTTCTAGTAGCCGATATCCGCAGCATATCTTCATTACAACAAGCTGCCGGGCTGTTGGGTAGTATAGCCGTTAATGGCCTAATTGCTAACTCTGGCATTGGTGGTGAAAATTATTGGGGTGAGACAGATCGTTGGAACGACATCATCAGCACAAACTTAACGGGTACTTACAATTTTGTGAATACCTTCTTACCACATTTGCGCCAAACGGCGGGTATTAAACAAGTGGTAATTACCTCATCTGTGCTGGCTCGTTTAGGTGTAGCTAATTATTCAGCTTATTGTGCTTCTAAAGCCGGGCTGTTAGGGCTGATGCGCTCATGGGCGGTACAGTGGGCACCGGAAGATATATTGGTAAATGCGATTTGCCCAGGCTGGGTAGATACGGAAATGTCGCAGGAAGGTTTGCAAGGTATTGCTGATGGTATCGGTATTACCAAAGATGAGTTTTACAACATAGCAATGCAAAGCGTACCCTTGCGCCGCATGAGCCAGCCTGAAGAAATTGCAGATTTGATAGCTTATTTGCTTAGTCAACGTTCAATCACCGGGCAAACGCTGGATATTAACTGCGGTGCTGTAATGAATAGTTAA
- a CDS encoding SPFH domain-containing protein → MIAVWIILFILLIVFFSSFVTIKQGTIGVITVFGKYRRILLPGLNFKVPLIEQLYSRISIQNRSVELEFQAVTIDQANVYFKAMLLYSVLNQSEETIQNVAFKFVDERNLMQALVRTVEGSIRAYVATKRQSDVLVLRREIVEHVKDQIDNILEGWGYHLQDLQLNDITFDEAIMKSMSQVVASNNLKAAAENEGQALLITKTKAAEAEGNAIKIAAEAERQASQLRGQGVALFREEVAKGMTVAAKEMEQANMDTSVILFTMWTEAIKHFSENSKGNVIFLDGSAENMQRTMKEMMSMHALGMEENKR, encoded by the coding sequence ATGATTGCCGTTTGGATTATTCTATTTATTTTATTAATTGTTTTCTTTTCATCATTTGTAACCATTAAACAAGGCACTATTGGGGTAATTACCGTTTTTGGTAAATACCGGCGCATACTACTGCCTGGCCTTAATTTTAAGGTGCCTTTAATTGAGCAGCTGTACTCCCGCATTTCTATCCAGAACCGTTCAGTTGAGCTGGAATTTCAGGCGGTAACTATCGATCAGGCGAATGTTTACTTCAAAGCCATGTTACTGTACTCGGTTTTAAACCAGAGTGAAGAGACTATACAAAATGTAGCTTTCAAGTTTGTAGATGAGCGTAACCTGATGCAAGCACTGGTGCGTACGGTAGAAGGTTCGATACGAGCTTACGTAGCCACCAAGCGTCAAAGCGATGTGCTGGTACTTCGCCGTGAAATTGTAGAACACGTAAAAGATCAAATTGACAATATATTGGAAGGCTGGGGTTATCATCTGCAAGATTTGCAACTGAATGATATTACCTTTGATGAAGCCATAATGAAGTCTATGAGCCAGGTAGTGGCCTCCAATAACCTGAAGGCAGCTGCTGAAAACGAAGGTCAAGCTTTGCTGATTACCAAAACTAAAGCTGCCGAGGCCGAGGGTAATGCTATCAAGATTGCTGCTGAAGCTGAACGTCAAGCTTCGCAATTGCGCGGGCAGGGCGTGGCTTTGTTCCGTGAAGAGGTGGCTAAGGGTATGACTGTTGCTGCTAAGGAAATGGAGCAAGCTAATATGGACACTTCTGTTATTTTATTTACCATGTGGACAGAGGCCATCAAACACTTTTCAGAGAACTCTAAAGGTAATGTGATTTTTCTGGATGGCTCGGCTGAGAATATGCAACGTACCATGAAAGAGATGATGAGCATGCATGCCTTGGGTATGGAAGAAAATAAACGTTAA